A genomic stretch from Cloacibacterium caeni includes:
- a CDS encoding CTP synthase yields MSKKNTKYIFVTGGVTSSLGKGIVSASLGLLLKSRGFNVTIQKLDPYINIDPGTLNPYEHGECYVTEDGAETDLDLGHYERFLDSATSQNNNVTTGKIYQTVIEKERKGDFLGKTVQVIPHITNEIKRRIKILAKENYDIIITEIGGTVGDIESLPYIESVRQLRWELGENNSMVIHLTLLPYLAASGELKTKPSQHSVRQLMESGIQADVLVCRTEHKITKEIKAKLAQFCNVPAENVIESIDVETIYQVPLELQKQKFDEVVLKELALPVNQESDLKDWKNFLKKYKNPKKKVEIALVGKYVSLQDSYKSIAEAFIHAGASQDTEVKLRWVYSGDLTEENLAENFKGIDGMLIAPGFGDRGIEGKILAAKFARENKIPLLGICLGMQIMTIEFARNVLGLKDANSAEFDLTTKNPVISLMEEQKNVVDKGGTMRLGAWKCQLKPHTKLIEIYGNKNITERHRHRYEFNSDYLEDFEKNGLYASGINPDTKLVETLELKNHPFYIGVQYHPEYKSTVATPHPLFVALVKAATEK; encoded by the coding sequence ATGAGTAAAAAGAATACCAAATACATCTTTGTGACAGGAGGTGTAACTTCGTCTTTGGGAAAAGGCATTGTTTCGGCTTCACTTGGCCTGCTTTTAAAATCCCGAGGATTTAATGTAACCATCCAAAAGCTTGACCCTTACATTAATATAGATCCAGGAACGCTTAATCCTTATGAACATGGAGAATGTTATGTAACGGAAGATGGTGCAGAAACCGACCTAGATTTGGGTCACTACGAAAGATTTCTAGATTCTGCCACTTCTCAGAATAATAACGTTACTACAGGAAAAATCTATCAAACTGTAATAGAAAAAGAAAGAAAAGGAGATTTCCTAGGTAAAACCGTTCAGGTAATTCCACATATTACTAATGAAATTAAACGCAGAATAAAAATTCTTGCTAAAGAAAATTATGATATCATCATTACAGAAATTGGCGGAACAGTAGGAGATATAGAATCATTACCTTATATAGAAAGTGTTCGTCAATTAAGATGGGAACTCGGCGAAAATAATTCTATGGTCATTCATCTTACCTTGCTTCCTTACCTTGCTGCAAGTGGCGAATTGAAAACCAAACCTTCTCAGCATTCTGTAAGACAATTAATGGAAAGCGGAATTCAAGCAGATGTTTTGGTGTGCAGAACAGAGCATAAAATTACCAAAGAAATTAAAGCTAAACTGGCACAATTCTGTAACGTTCCTGCAGAAAATGTAATCGAAAGTATAGATGTAGAAACGATTTATCAAGTTCCGTTAGAATTACAAAAACAAAAATTTGATGAAGTAGTTCTTAAAGAATTGGCTTTGCCAGTGAATCAAGAATCTGATTTAAAAGATTGGAAAAACTTCCTTAAAAAATATAAAAATCCTAAGAAAAAAGTTGAAATCGCTTTAGTTGGAAAATATGTTTCGCTTCAAGATTCTTACAAATCTATTGCCGAAGCATTTATTCATGCAGGAGCTTCACAAGATACTGAAGTAAAACTGAGATGGGTTTACAGTGGCGATTTAACCGAAGAAAATTTAGCAGAAAATTTCAAAGGAATTGATGGGATGCTTATCGCTCCAGGTTTTGGCGATAGAGGAATTGAAGGAAAAATTCTTGCGGCAAAATTTGCTAGAGAAAATAAAATTCCGCTTTTGGGAATTTGTCTCGGAATGCAGATTATGACCATCGAATTTGCGAGAAATGTTTTGGGATTAAAAGATGCTAATTCTGCAGAATTTGATTTAACGACTAAAAACCCTGTTATTTCTTTAATGGAAGAACAAAAAAATGTAGTAGATAAAGGTGGTACGATGAGGTTGGGCGCTTGGAAGTGTCAATTAAAACCTCATACTAAACTTATAGAAATCTACGGAAACAAAAATATTACCGAAAGACACCGTCATCGCTACGAGTTTAACTCAGATTATTTAGAAGATTTCGAGAAAAATGGATTGTACGCTTCGGGAATTAATCCAGATACTAAATTAGTAGAAACTTTGGAGCTGAAAAATCATCCTTTTTATATAGGTGTTCAGTATCATCCAGAATATAAAAGTACTGTAGCTACACCACATCCGCTGTTTGTAGCTTTGGTAAAAGCAGCTACAGAAAAATAA
- the yidC gene encoding membrane protein insertase YidC — protein sequence MQKNNGLDKNQLISFVIFSAILMAFMFYFQNKQSDEKQVADAKAKTEQKVASKTIANNINATVNAAAIKNVTVKNKELTLEFASLGGQLSSVEINQYKAYNAKTDKHDLPLYLIEKNNSSYGFQFKDKTGKTFNTKDLVFVPSVKDNTVTMTAQVSGATIQYVYQLLDNYTLDFNVKTQGLSSIVTDEKADFHWNYTVRGMEKGRSQEQTHSEFNYAFDNYGSTDYDTNGFEEPEETLNWLAVKQQFFTSIIESTNGFTQTKGTQETIEKGEFLKKFNFDGQVKLAGNELNQNFKWYFLPLDLPLLKTFEGKEFDTILPLGWSFIGTLNRIFFVPVYNWLSDWGIAAGWVIFLMTIATKLILSPVMFKQHKLSAMMKVVKPEIEEVTEKFKGQENAMKRQQATMEIYRKAGINQMAGCLPALVQIPIFYALFRFFPNMIDLRGKGFWFANDLTAYDDLIKLPFNIPLIGEHISIFAVACTIVVLIYTIMTSGQMQQPQQEGMPDMRIIMYIFPITFFFFLNTSSSGLSWYYFVSNALNILIILAIKYWILDEKKIHAQIQQNKSKAPKPEGKFQKRMREMMEKAQEQQKMQEEQRKKMNKK from the coding sequence ATGCAAAAGAATAACGGATTAGATAAAAATCAACTGATTAGTTTTGTGATTTTTTCTGCCATTTTGATGGCTTTCATGTTTTATTTTCAAAACAAACAATCAGACGAAAAACAAGTAGCAGATGCTAAAGCAAAAACGGAGCAAAAAGTAGCTTCTAAAACTATTGCTAACAATATTAATGCTACAGTAAATGCAGCAGCAATAAAAAATGTTACGGTAAAAAATAAAGAACTTACTTTAGAATTTGCAAGTTTAGGAGGTCAACTTTCGTCTGTGGAAATTAATCAATACAAAGCTTATAATGCTAAAACCGATAAGCATGATTTGCCACTTTATTTAATAGAGAAAAATAATTCTAGTTACGGATTTCAGTTTAAAGACAAAACAGGAAAAACTTTTAATACAAAAGATCTAGTTTTTGTGCCTAGCGTAAAGGATAATACTGTTACCATGACTGCTCAAGTTTCTGGCGCTACAATTCAGTACGTGTATCAACTTTTAGATAATTATACTTTAGATTTTAATGTTAAAACTCAAGGTTTATCTTCTATTGTTACAGATGAAAAAGCAGATTTTCACTGGAATTATACCGTAAGAGGAATGGAAAAAGGACGTTCGCAAGAACAAACCCATTCAGAATTTAATTATGCTTTTGATAATTATGGTTCTACCGATTATGATACCAATGGATTTGAAGAGCCAGAAGAAACCTTAAATTGGTTAGCTGTTAAACAACAGTTTTTTACTTCTATTATAGAGTCTACTAATGGTTTTACGCAAACTAAAGGAACTCAAGAAACAATAGAAAAAGGAGAATTTTTGAAAAAATTCAATTTTGATGGTCAAGTAAAATTGGCAGGAAATGAATTGAATCAAAATTTCAAATGGTATTTCTTACCACTTGATTTGCCATTGCTTAAAACTTTTGAAGGAAAAGAATTTGACACAATATTACCTTTAGGTTGGAGTTTCATAGGAACTTTGAACAGAATCTTCTTTGTGCCGGTATATAATTGGTTGTCAGATTGGGGAATTGCAGCAGGTTGGGTAATTTTCTTAATGACTATTGCCACTAAACTTATCTTGTCTCCAGTGATGTTTAAGCAGCACAAATTGAGTGCGATGATGAAAGTGGTAAAACCAGAAATAGAAGAAGTTACAGAGAAATTTAAAGGTCAAGAAAACGCTATGAAGCGTCAACAGGCAACTATGGAAATTTACAGAAAAGCCGGAATCAATCAAATGGCGGGCTGTTTACCAGCGCTGGTTCAGATTCCTATTTTCTATGCGCTTTTCCGTTTCTTCCCGAATATGATTGACTTAAGAGGAAAAGGGTTCTGGTTTGCTAATGACCTTACTGCTTATGATGATTTAATTAAATTGCCATTTAATATTCCATTAATCGGGGAGCATATCAGTATTTTTGCGGTAGCATGTACCATTGTAGTTTTGATTTATACAATCATGACTTCTGGACAAATGCAACAACCACAGCAAGAAGGAATGCCAGATATGAGAATTATAATGTATATTTTCCCAATTACATTCTTCTTCTTCTTGAACACATCTTCTTCGGGACTTTCTTGGTATTATTTTGTTTCGAATGCTTTAAATATATTAATTATCCTTGCGATAAAATATTGGATTTTAGATGAAAAGAAAATTCATGCTCAGATTCAACAAAATAAATCTAAAGCACCAAAACCAGAAGGAAAATTCCAGAAACGTATGCGTGAAATGATGGAAAAAGCTCAAGAGCAACAAAAAATGCAAGAAGAGCAACGCAAAAAAATGAATAAGAAATAA
- a CDS encoding ribonuclease HII: protein MELIKKWSENYVEAGCDEVGRGCLCGPVVAAAVILEDNFEQNLVNDSKKLNFKTRLELDDYIKNNVKDYAIAELSPAFIDQQNILNASIHAMHNALDKLTIRPELILVDGNKFHPYNFIPHQCIIKGDSKILSIAAASILAKNYRDQLMIRLHEEFPEYGWNKNMGYATKVHIEALKKYGPTKYHRQSFRLNYD, encoded by the coding sequence ATGGAATTGATAAAAAAATGGTCTGAAAATTACGTCGAGGCTGGGTGTGATGAAGTAGGAAGAGGTTGCTTATGTGGTCCTGTAGTGGCTGCAGCAGTGATTTTAGAAGATAATTTTGAGCAAAATTTAGTTAATGACTCTAAAAAACTAAATTTTAAAACACGTTTAGAGCTAGATGATTACATTAAAAATAATGTAAAAGATTATGCTATTGCAGAACTTTCGCCTGCGTTTATAGACCAGCAGAATATTCTTAACGCAAGCATACATGCTATGCATAATGCTCTTGATAAACTTACAATAAGACCAGAATTAATTTTAGTGGATGGGAATAAGTTTCATCCTTATAATTTTATACCTCATCAGTGTATTATAAAAGGAGATTCTAAAATATTATCTATTGCTGCGGCTTCTATTCTTGCTAAAAATTACAGAGACCAACTCATGATTCGGTTACATGAAGAGTTTCCCGAATACGGTTGGAATAAAAACATGGGATACGCTACTAAAGTTCACATAGAAGCTTTGAAGAAATATGGCCCCACAAAATATCATCGACAATCATTTAGATTAAACTATGACTAA
- a CDS encoding SusC/RagA family TonB-linked outer membrane protein: protein MKKLTKSVLAVVLSASFTVSYAQKSKVDTTKTKDIEGVVVTALGIKREKKALGYSSQEIKSDALTDGTTNTGNIAAQLSGKVAGLQVNTNNNFGGSSNLVIRGYKSLSGGGPLIVIDGSPVSNSSLSGQYDYGNYLSDINQEDIESINVLKGAAASALYGERGLNGVIVITTKSGRGKNDTSWGITLNSGVSVGTIDKSTFPKYQNQYGGGYGDYFNEDGYANFSDDASFGPKYDGSLVYTWDSFDPTSPNYNKLSPYRAGEHTPVDFFETATTYTNTISLQKAGEKSNILLNYSNQLMNGILPNSELRKNTVSAKFNYDFTDKLTASVYSSLTLQDTKGRNETGYSDNQMSAFRQWWNVDTDLYKQRDAYFRTGQNVTWNWHSYDDLTPYYWDNPYFQRYQSYQSDDRTRNFSYASLTYNFSKKIGLTTKLSYDLMDMLIENRLASGSVARDWGASGNPASSGYSRQNIRNTELNFDTYLNYGFDLADGLDISGLVGANVRRNTNSSTYISTEGGLVIPGLYSIANSNESILPMSETLGKIVTAGAYATASLGYKDTYYVDGTYRVDKSSTLPESNKVFGYGSVSGSVILSNLIKQDWLSFWKLRGNYAVVGGATSAYQLFNTYTTPGIYNGVVLFDTSNTLRNPELKPERSKEYEFGTELQFFKRRVGIDVAYYKSKTFDQIISLPISNATGYNAMVFNAGQIDNEGVEVALNLTPIKSANFTWDITANWAKNKNTVVDLNGVDNYNLGNYQGGVSLNATVGQAFGTLVGTDYVYHENGQRVVTSPNANGVGGGFWAKSSPKVIGNITPDWTGGVRNTFSYKGLSLSFLVDVQQGGDTFSTDLWYGYAGGLYADTVSPEWRSPNGVILPGVTADGNPNTLIVGGYRANGNPQLNANNYYSYQPEGYTNAPNSRYIYDASYVKLREASVSYTLPKTVIASTFLEDVTLSLVGRNLWIIHKNLPYADPEAGVGGGLRSRGNSIGVLPTTREIGFNVNIKF from the coding sequence ATGAAGAAACTAACAAAAAGCGTTTTAGCTGTTGTTCTTTCTGCTTCTTTTACTGTGTCTTATGCACAAAAAAGTAAAGTTGACACCACTAAAACTAAAGATATCGAAGGTGTTGTAGTAACAGCCTTGGGTATTAAAAGAGAGAAAAAAGCTTTGGGATACTCATCTCAAGAAATTAAGAGCGATGCTCTTACAGACGGGACCACAAACACCGGAAACATTGCAGCGCAACTTTCTGGTAAGGTAGCAGGTCTTCAAGTAAATACGAACAACAACTTTGGTGGTAGTTCAAATTTGGTAATCAGAGGTTACAAATCACTTAGTGGTGGTGGACCTTTAATTGTTATCGATGGGTCTCCAGTAAGTAACTCATCTCTTTCAGGACAATATGATTACGGAAACTACTTATCTGATATCAACCAAGAAGATATCGAATCCATCAACGTGTTAAAAGGTGCAGCAGCATCTGCTCTTTATGGGGAAAGAGGTCTCAATGGTGTAATTGTGATCACTACAAAATCCGGAAGAGGTAAAAACGATACAAGTTGGGGAATTACGTTAAATAGTGGCGTAAGCGTTGGTACTATCGACAAAAGTACTTTCCCTAAATACCAAAACCAATATGGTGGAGGGTATGGTGACTACTTTAACGAAGATGGCTATGCTAACTTTAGTGATGACGCATCCTTTGGACCGAAGTACGATGGCAGCTTGGTTTATACTTGGGATTCATTCGACCCAACTTCACCTAACTACAATAAGTTGAGTCCATATAGAGCTGGAGAACACACTCCGGTTGACTTTTTCGAAACTGCTACAACTTATACTAATACTATTTCATTACAGAAAGCAGGAGAAAAGTCTAACATTTTGCTTAACTACTCAAATCAATTAATGAATGGTATTCTTCCTAATTCTGAATTAAGAAAAAATACGGTTTCTGCAAAATTCAATTATGATTTCACAGATAAGTTAACCGCGTCTGTTTATAGCAGTTTAACATTGCAAGATACCAAAGGTAGAAACGAGACAGGATATTCAGATAACCAAATGTCAGCTTTCAGACAATGGTGGAACGTTGATACCGATCTTTATAAACAAAGAGATGCTTATTTCAGAACAGGACAGAACGTAACATGGAACTGGCATTCTTATGATGATTTGACTCCTTACTACTGGGATAACCCGTACTTCCAGAGATACCAAAGTTATCAAAGTGATGACAGAACAAGAAATTTTTCTTACGCTTCATTAACTTATAATTTCTCTAAAAAAATAGGATTAACTACCAAATTGTCTTATGACTTAATGGATATGTTAATTGAAAACAGATTGGCATCAGGATCAGTTGCTAGGGACTGGGGCGCATCAGGAAACCCTGCATCTTCAGGATATTCAAGACAAAATATCAGAAATACTGAGTTGAATTTTGACACTTACTTAAACTATGGTTTTGACCTTGCAGATGGATTAGATATTTCCGGTCTTGTAGGAGCAAACGTAAGAAGAAACACTAATTCAAGCACATATATTTCTACAGAAGGCGGATTGGTAATCCCAGGATTATATTCCATCGCTAACTCTAACGAATCAATCCTTCCAATGAGTGAAACTCTAGGGAAAATCGTAACAGCGGGTGCTTATGCTACTGCATCGTTAGGATACAAGGATACATACTATGTTGATGGTACTTACCGTGTTGACAAATCCTCAACCTTACCAGAAAGTAATAAAGTATTTGGTTATGGGTCTGTTTCAGGTTCCGTAATTCTATCCAACTTAATCAAACAAGATTGGTTAAGCTTCTGGAAATTGAGAGGTAACTACGCTGTAGTAGGAGGTGCAACATCTGCATACCAATTATTTAATACTTACACCACCCCTGGTATCTACAATGGTGTTGTATTATTCGACACTTCAAATACTTTAAGAAACCCTGAGCTAAAACCGGAGCGTTCAAAAGAATACGAATTTGGTACAGAATTACAATTCTTTAAGCGAAGAGTAGGTATCGATGTAGCGTATTACAAGTCTAAAACATTTGATCAAATTATTAGTTTACCAATTTCAAATGCTACAGGATACAACGCAATGGTATTCAACGCAGGACAAATTGATAACGAAGGGGTTGAAGTTGCATTAAACTTAACTCCTATCAAAAGCGCTAACTTTACTTGGGATATTACTGCCAACTGGGCAAAAAATAAGAATACAGTGGTTGATCTAAATGGTGTAGATAACTATAACCTTGGAAATTACCAAGGAGGGGTATCCTTAAATGCGACAGTGGGCCAAGCATTTGGAACACTAGTAGGTACAGATTATGTGTATCATGAAAATGGACAGCGAGTAGTAACTTCACCAAACGCAAATGGCGTAGGAGGCGGATTCTGGGCAAAATCAAGTCCAAAAGTAATTGGTAACATTACGCCAGATTGGACCGGAGGTGTAAGAAACACATTCAGCTATAAAGGTTTAAGTTTAAGTTTCTTGGTTGATGTACAACAAGGAGGTGATACTTTCTCCACTGATTTATGGTATGGCTATGCCGGTGGTTTATATGCTGATACAGTAAGCCCAGAATGGAGAAGTCCAAACGGAGTTATTTTGCCAGGTGTAACTGCAGATGGAAATCCGAACACTTTAATAGTAGGTGGATACAGAGCTAATGGCAACCCGCAGTTAAATGCAAATAATTACTATAGCTATCAGCCAGAAGGATATACTAATGCACCAAACAGTCGTTATATTTATGATGCGTCTTATGTGAAACTAAGAGAAGCTAGCGTGTCATATACTTTACCTAAAACAGTGATCGCAAGTACTTTCCTAGAAGATGTAACCTTATCATTAGTAGGAAGAAATTTATGGATTATCCACAAAAACTTACCATATGCTGACCCAGAAGCTGGAGTTGGTGGCGGTTTAAGATCAAGAGGAAACTCTATCGGGGTATTACCAACTACCAGAGAGATAGGTTTCAATGTTAATATTAAATTTTAA